The DNA region TCGTGATGGTGTGGGTGGCCGCCGTGCGGGAGGCACGCACGCCCGGCACGGCGCCCCCGGAGGCCAGTCCCGGGTTGCCGACCGCCGAGCATCACGCCGTCGGCCTGGTGACCAACTTCTTCGATACGCTCGGCATCGGGAGCTTCGCGCCGACGACGGTGATCTTCAGGCTCAGGCGCCTGGTGCCCGACGACCTCATGCCGGGTACGCTCAACGTCGGCCACTCCCTGCCGGTCACGGTCCAGGCGCTGATCTACATCGGCATCATCGCGGTGGACCCGTGGACGCTGGTGCTGCTCATCGCCGCGGCCGCCGCGGGCGCATGGTTCGGGGCTGGCGTGGTCGCCGGTCTGTCGCGCCGGCGCATCCAGATGGGCATGGGAGGCGCCCTGCTCGCCGCAGCATCGCTGATGGTGATGACGCAGTTCGGCTGGTTCCCAGGCGGGGGCGACACCCTCGGGCTCGAGGGCCCCAGACTGGCCATCGGCATCGGCGGGGCAGCCGTGGCGGGCGCCCTGATGACGCTCGGGGTGGGCTTCTATGCCCCGTGCATGATCCTCGTGAGCCTGCTCGGCATGAACCCGACGGCGGCCTTTCCCATCATGATGGGCGCCTGCGCCTTCATGATGCCCGTGGCCAGCATGCGCTTCGTCCGCAAGCAGCGCTACAGCCTGCGGCCCGCGCTGGGCCTGACGATGGGCGGCATCCCCGGCGTGCTGCTGGCCGCCTTCATCGTGCGATCGCTCGACCTGGCGACCGTGAGATGGCTCGTCGTGGTGGTCGTGCTCTACACGGCGGTGTCGATGCTGGTCGCCGCCACCGCACCGCGATTGCGAAGCGACGCGCCCTGACCGCTCAACGACAGCCGCAGTTGCCGCAGCCCGCGACTGTCGCGGCGGCCAGTCGCTGCTCGATCGCCCGTGAGGTGGGGGTGATGGCCAGGCCACCGAGGGCCGTGCAGCGATGTTCGCGTGGCATCCGGCTGGCCACGTCCTTCGCCGCGTCGATGACCTCATCGAGCGGAATCAGCGGGTCGAAGTCGGCCAGCGCCATGTTCGCGCACGACAGCGCATTGCTGGCCGCCATGACGTTCTTGCCCAGGCACGGGGCCTCGACGCGCCCGGCGATGGGATCGCAGATGAGTCCCAGCATGCTCTGCAAGGCCATCGATGCGGCCGCGATCGCCTGATCGCGCGTTCCTCCGGCGAGCGTGACCAATGCGGCGGCGGCCATGCTGGCCGCGGCACCTCCCTCGGCCTGGCAGCCACCGACTTCAGCCGCGAAGGTCCAGCGCGTGGCGATGAAGACGCCGATCAGCCCGGCGGCGAGCATCGCCTTCGCCATCGCTTCCTCATCGTGTCCCAGGGTCTCGGCCATGCCGATCACGGCGCCGGGCAGCGCGGCGCACGCCCCGGCCGTCGGGGCCGCGATGATCACGCCCATCGAGCTCTTGACCTCCATCAACGCCGTCACGTAGAGCACGATGCGGTTCAGCGCGCCACCGTCGAGCAGTCGCCCCGCCTCCATCGACGCCTGGAAGCGGCCGCTCTGGTGCCCGAGCATGCGATCGGCGTAGCTGGTGCCTGCGATGCCGCTGGCGATCGACCGACGCAGGATGCGCACCAGGGCGATCATCCGTTCGATTACCTCGTCCTCGCTGAAGCGACCGCGGGCCCGCTCGTACTCGACGGCCAACTGCCACAGGGGCGTCCGTCGATCCCCGTCATGGCGCAGCATGTCCTCACTGCCGGCGAAGGGCACCTGCACGTCCTTGCGAGAAGGC from Luteitalea sp. TBR-22 includes:
- a CDS encoding L-serine ammonia-lyase, iron-sulfur-dependent, subunit alpha → MNAVSIFNDVIGPVMRGPSSSHCAAALRIGRLARDLMEGEITDVLVEFDRAGSLPTTHESQGSDMGLFGGLLGWEADDERLPEAARALAEAGITHRIETVDVGDPHPNTYRLTLRNARDTHALIAISTGGGMMEVLGIDGVPMTMDGGYHETLIWMRPGPVPAFGDAEVIVHEAGDLQIVQVKAARFVATDGVEAIAVRRLAPVLPVPSRKDVQVPFAGSEDMLRHDGDRRTPLWQLAVEYERARGRFSEDEVIERMIALVRILRRSIASGIAGTSYADRMLGHQSGRFQASMEAGRLLDGGALNRIVLYVTALMEVKSSMGVIIAAPTAGACAALPGAVIGMAETLGHDEEAMAKAMLAAGLIGVFIATRWTFAAEVGGCQAEGGAAASMAAAALVTLAGGTRDQAIAAASMALQSMLGLICDPIAGRVEAPCLGKNVMAASNALSCANMALADFDPLIPLDEVIDAAKDVASRMPREHRCTALGGLAITPTSRAIEQRLAAATVAGCGNCGCR
- a CDS encoding TSUP family transporter; the encoded protein is MVAALLILLSALALGFVMVWVAAVREARTPGTAPPEASPGLPTAEHHAVGLVTNFFDTLGIGSFAPTTVIFRLRRLVPDDLMPGTLNVGHSLPVTVQALIYIGIIAVDPWTLVLLIAAAAAGAWFGAGVVAGLSRRRIQMGMGGALLAAASLMVMTQFGWFPGGGDTLGLEGPRLAIGIGGAAVAGALMTLGVGFYAPCMILVSLLGMNPTAAFPIMMGACAFMMPVASMRFVRKQRYSLRPALGLTMGGIPGVLLAAFIVRSLDLATVRWLVVVVVLYTAVSMLVAATAPRLRSDAP